In Dermacentor albipictus isolate Rhodes 1998 colony chromosome 6, USDA_Dalb.pri_finalv2, whole genome shotgun sequence, the following proteins share a genomic window:
- the LOC139046998 gene encoding piggyBac transposable element-derived protein 4-like translates to MAASTSRQAKRKATYTKKKTKRRKRSLDLCDNIVENEEETPGTWGCDEPDHVLQVPKTWDPEMSQKLPSKPIEAFSLYFDDEVMQLLVEETNRFAEQKNRRKWKTITLDELRAFFGILILMSVNPRHQLYLYWSSDNFFNAPEISKVMSFKRFQSIMNCLHLSDNTKEKKRGEDGYDRLARVRPLIDALNKRFQKEYTPSAHQAIDESMILFKGRSSLKQYMPMKPIKRGYKVWCRADSETGYLIAFQVYEGKNAKRPANQALGEYVVLSLVEGVEPGTQLYFDNFFTSTRLMEDLAQKGILAVGTVRTNRKDLPDELKMDNKLQKGEYIWRSKGSIVAYQWRDTKNVHALSNFHHPKDTEEVVRKLANGSSVSVQCPKAISDYNTWMGGVDKFDQKRNAYRADRRSKKSWYRIFYFLLDAAIVNAFIQVNAVNPMTYLWFRLVLGRELINGQTFRTTGSRKPFRMNKEGRKNGHKMVGVSDEVRFMGREHNPVKVENRRRCRWCSTRGKEVRTSFLCKACSVPLCVTCFGKFHEVVSQN, encoded by the coding sequence ATGGCTGCGTCAACGAGCAGACAGGCAAAACGCAAGGCAacctatacaaaaaagaaaacaaagaggcGGAAAAGATCGCTAGACCTGTGCGACAACATCGTGGAAAATGAGGAAGAAACGCCGGGCACATGGGGTTGTGACGAGCCAGACCATGTTCTGCAAGTCCCAAAAACATGGGATCCTGAGATGTCACAAAAGTTGCCATCCAAACCGATTGAAGCTTTTTCACTCTACTTCGACGACGAAGTAATGCAGCTCCTTGTAGAGGAAACAAACCGCTTTGCAGAACAGAAAAACCGGCGAAAATGGAAAACGATCACGTTAGATGAGCTTCGGGCTTTCTTCGGCATTCTGATTCTCATGAGTGTAAACCCGAGACATCAGCTGTACCTTTACTGGAGCAGCGATAACTTTTTCAATGCACCAGAAATCTCAAAAGTCATGTCGTTCAAGCGATTCCAATCCATCATGAATTGCCTGCATTTGAGTgacaacacgaaagaaaaaaaaagaggtgaagaTGGATATGACCGGCTGGCAAGAGTACGCCCTCTCATCGATGCTCTGAACAAACGTTTTCAGAAAGAGTACACGCCATCGGCTCATCAAGCTATAGATGAGAGTATGATCCTATTCAAAGGAAGATCGTCTCTGAAGCAATACATGCCAATGAAGCCCATCAAACGCGGCTACAAGGTGTGGTGCCGGGCCGATTCAGAAACCGGCTACCTGATTGCGTTTCAGGTGTATGAAGGAAAAAATGCGAAGCGTCCTGCCAACCAAGCACTTGGAGAGTACGTCGTATTGTCTCTGGTAGAAGGCGTTGAGCCTGGCACGCAACTCTACTTTGACAATTTCTTCACTTCCACTCGCCTCATGGAGGACCTTGCACAGAAAGGAATTCTTGCTGTTGGTACAGTCCGGACAAACAGGAAGGATCTGCCTGATGAATTGAAAATGGACAACAAACTCCAGAAAGGAGAATATATCTGGCGATCAAAAGGAAGCATTGTTGCATATCAGTGGCGTGACACAAAAAATGTGCATGCTTTATCGAATTTTCACCACCCAAAGGACACAGAAGAAGTTGTCCGCAAGCTTGCAAATGGGTCTTCGGTTTCCGTCCAGTGTCCAAAGGCTATATCCGACTACAACACTTGGATGGGAGGAGTCGACAAATTCGACCAAAAGCGCAATGCATACCGAGCTGACAGGAGGTCCAAAAAGTCCTGGTACAGAATATTTTATTTCTTGCTCGATGCAGCCATCGTCAACGCGTTCATTCAAGTAAATGCTGTGAATCCAATGACCTACTTATGGTTTCGATTGGTTCTTGGACGGGAACTCATCAATGGCCAGACATTCAGAACCACCGGCAGCAGGAAGCCGTTCAGAATGAACAAGGAGGGTAGAAAAAATGGCCACAAAATGGTTGGCGTATCGGATGAAGTTCGGTTCATGGGAAGAGAGCACAACCCTGTGAAAGTGGAAAATAGGCGCAGATGCCGTTGGTGTTCCACGAGGGGGAAAGAAGTGCGAACAAGTTTCTTGTGCAAGGCATGCTCAGTCCCGCTTTGTGTGACCTGTTTTGGAAAATTCCATGAAGTGGTTAGTCAGAACTAA